In the Arthrobacter sp. Soc17.1.1.1 genome, ACAGGGTGGGGCGTCCGAAGATCACCACGCGCGTGATCGCCGGGCCGAGGTGCTCCAGCAGCAACCGGTACGGGGCGATCCCGCTGCTGCCGAAGCGTGCGTCGGACGACGGTTCTGCGAGCAGCGGCAGGCCGAGGTGCGCGGCGAACACCGCGGCGAGCTCGCCGGCCCCGTGCCCGGCCACGACGACGGTCCTGCTGCCCCCCGTTCTGCGGGACGTCCCGCTCGTCGCCGTGACGCCCGCGGTCCCGGCAGTCCCGACCGTTCCGGCGTAACCGGCGACGCCTCCCGTCTCCGCACCACTCGGGGCCGGAGCCGCAGGCGCGTCCCCGGAACCGGCGGTGCGCCCGACACCCTCGGGGTCACCGAGGTGTTCGGGGTCATCCGGGCCTTGGGGGCGCTCGAGGCGCTCGGGATCACCCTGGCCCACGGGGCGCTCGAGGCCTTCGGGGTCACCAGGGCGCTCGGGGTCACTGGAGTGCGCGGGGCCCTCGGGTCCAGCGGCCCCCTCGGGTACGAGCGGATCGCGGAATGCGAGATTGAGGTGGACCGGGCCCGGCGGCCGCGACGGCACACCCTGCACGGGCACGCCCACGGCGATGCGGAGGGTCTCCTCCACGAGCCGTTCCGGGTCCTCGCCGGCCGGGATGTCGACGCCGGCCCGCACGTGCACGCCGAACAGGTCCGGCTGCACCGTGGTCTGGTTCGCGCCGGTGCCGCGCAGCTCGGCGGGCCGGTCAGCGGAGACCACCACGAGCGGCACAGCCGCATGGTTGGCCTCCATCACGGCGGGGAGCAGTTCGCCCACGGCGGTGCCCGATGTCGTCACCACCGCGGCCGGACGCCGTGCGCCGAGCGCGAGGCCCAGCGCGGTGAAGGCGCCGGACCGCTCGTCGATCCGCACGTGCAGCCTGACTCGGCCGGCCGCCTCGGCCTCCGCGAGTGCGTAGGCGAGCGGTGCGCTCCGCGATCCGGGCGCGACGACGACGTCGACGATGCCGGCCGCCACGAGGGCGCGGACCGCCCGCGCGGCCGAGGTCGCGGAATCGAGGGGGATCGCAGGTGCCTGGTTGCTCGCGGGGTCCGTCACGCTTCCATCCTTCCATCCCGCCCTCCCCTGCGCCGTTCCGGCCCGGGCTCCCCTGCCCGGGCCTTCCGACGCGAACGCACCCCCTCCGGAAGGCGGGGGTGCGTTCGGTGAAGCCTGGGGCGGGGTCGCCTAGCGGCGGGGCTTGCCCTTCTGGCGGTCACGCCCGCGGCCGTTGTGGTCCTCGTCGCGTCCCTCGTTCGCCCTGTACACCTGGACGACCGATGGGCGCGGCACGAGGGCCTCCCCCCGGGCGGGGCTGCCGCCGAGCGGCACGTAGTCGGGGAACATCGACGACTGCGCAGCCCAGCTGCCGTCCTCGCCCGGGTGCTGGACCGCCACGAAGACGCTGCCGTCCTGGTCGTGGATCACGGGGCCGCAGGTCTCGGCCTCGCGGGGGACCGCGAGGAACTGCTGCACGCGTCCGCGCTCGGCGCCCTCCAGCCCCACCTTGAACAGGCCGTCGGCGAAGCCCACCGTGCCCGGCTGGCCGTCCGTGGAGATCCAGAGGTTGCCCGCCGAGTCGAAGGCCACGTTGTCGGGGCAGGAGATCGGGGAGACCTTGTCCTTCGGGTAGCCGGCGAAGTAGGTGGCGGGGTTGCGCGCCGGGTCACCGCAGACGAGCAGCAGGTTCCAGGTGAAGCGCGTGCCGGTCGCGTTGCCGCCCGCCTCCGTGAGCTCGACGACGTGCCCGTCGCGGTTCGCGGTGCGCGGGTTGGCCTCGTCGGCGAGCGCGTTGGTGCCGACACCGCGGTTGGTGTTGTTGGTGCATGCCACGTACACCTTGCCCGTCCGGGGGTTGGGCTCGACGTCCTCGCAGCGGTCCATCTTGGTGGCACCCATCTTGTCCGCGGCGATGCGCGTGAAGACGGAGACCTCGGCGGCGGTCATGCCCGCGACCACGGACGTGTTGTCGATGAGCAGCGGCAGCCACTCGCCCACGCCGTCGAACGCGCCGTCGGACGGGAGCCTGCCGGAGCCGTCGATCTCGGCCACCGAGTTGCCCTGGAAACGCGCCACGTACAGCGAACCCTCGCTCAGCAGCGTCATGTTGGCGCGGCGCGCGGCCGGGCTCGTGCCCGGCTGGACCCTGTTCTTCGACACGAACTTGTAGAGGTAGTCGAAGCGCTCGTCGTCGCCCATGTAGGCCACGACCCGGCCGTCGGCGGCGACGGTCACGTTCGCGCCCTCGTGCTTGAAGCGGCCCAGGGCCGAGTGCTTCTTCGGCGTCGAGGTGGGATCGAACGGGTCGACCTCCACGATGTAGCCGAACCGGTGCTTCTCGTTCTCGTAGCCCGCAGTGCGGGTGTCCCAGCGCGGCTCGTCGATCTCCCACCCACGGGCGGTCGGCTTGCTCGTGATGCCGTAGCGGCGGTCGCCGTCGCTGGTGCCGGCGGCCACGAAGTAGCCGTTGAAGTTCTCCTCGCCCGAGAGGATGGTGCCCCAGGGGGTGGTGCCGCCGGCGCAGTTGCCGAGCGTCCCGAGGATGGTGCGGCCGGCCGGGTCGTCCTTGGTCTTCAGCAGATCGGAACCGGCGGCGGGGCCGGTGACCTCGTACGGGGTGGTGGTGAGGTAGCGGCGGTTGAGCGGTGCGCCCTGCACGTAGGACCACGGCTTGTTCTTGTTCTTGCGCTCGAGCTCCACGACGGTCAGCCCGTGGGCGGCCTTCCCGATGCCGCGTACCTCGGCGGCCGGGGTGGTCGGCGGCACCATGATGTTCTCGTTGGTGTACTCGTGGTTCGCGAACAGGACAGCGCGGCGGCCCTTGCTCTCCGCGATCTCGAGCACGTCGGTGTAGTCGCAGTTGTATCCGAACTGCAGTGCCTGCGCGGCTGCGGTCTGGTTGTTCGCGTCGAAGGCGGGCGAGGTGCTGAAGAGCGGATCGCCCCAGCGGATCACGGGCTTCCAGCCGTAGCCCTGCGGCACCGTCATGTCATCCACGAGCGCGTCCACCGGCGCGATCGCGTCGAAGGCCAGGGCGCTCCCCTTGGCTCCGCCGGGCGCGGCCTGCGCGGAGCCCGCACCGGTCTGGCCGGCGACGAGGAGCGTCAGCGCACCCGCCGCTCCCGCACCGAGGGCGCTGCGGCGGGAGAACTCACGCGACACGATGTCGCGGAAGTAGCTGTTGCCCGACGTGTTGCAGACGGCGTCGGAGCACGCGTTGTCGCACTTGAGGGCACAGGTGACGGCGCTCCGCTTGCCCTTGGTGTGGCCGAGCATGGGCAGCAGCCGGCGCGTGGTTTCAGTCATGGGGGTGGTACCTCTCGACAGGGTGAACAGTCTTCGTCCTCACCCTGCCGAGGGCACCTGAACAGGCGAGGGCCCGCCCGGTGAACGCCGCGTGAACGGCGTCCGAACAGGACCGGTCCCGGACGGTGCCCCTAGCTCGCCGGGAGGGTGGCCGCCAGGGCCGTGTCGAGGTGCAGCGGCAGGGAGCGCGCCAGCTGCCGTTCGCGGGCGGCCTGCACGAAGGCGTCGAACAGGGCGGTCTCGGTGGGGCTCTGCTCGGGGTGCCACTGGACACCGATGCAGAAGCGGTTGTGCGGCAGTTCGACGGCCTCGACCACGCCGTCGGCGCTCCATGCCGAGGCGAGCAGCCCGGTGCCCAGCCGGTCCACGGCCTGGTGGTGGGAGACCGGGACGGCGTCGAGCCGGGTGGCTCCCATCAGCTGTGCCACCCGCGAACCGGGGCGGAGATCCACCGGGATCGGGTTGAAGCGGTGGTCACCGAGCTGGTAGACCACGCCGCCGTCGAGGTCGGGCAGGTGCTGGTGCAGCGACCCGCCGAGCGCCACATTGAGCGTCTGCTCCCCCCTGCAGATCCCGAGGAGCGGCACGTCCGCGCGCACGGCCTCGCGCACCACGGCGATGTCCCAGGCGTCCCGGAGCAGGTGGGGGTCGTCGGTCTCCGCGTGCGGCTCGGCGCCGTAGCGGGCGGGGTCCACGTCCCATCCGCCGACGACGATCACGCCGTCGAGCCTCGGCAGCAGCTGCTCCACGACGCCGCCGTCGGTCCCCTGGGGCGGAAGCAGGACCGGGATGGCGCCGGCCGCGAGGACGGGCGCGAGATAGTTCGAGGGCAGGAAGGCGGCCTCGACGGTCCCGCAGCCCTCGGTGACGGCAGGATCGAGATAGGACGTCAGTCCCACCACAGGGCGCGGAATCACCTCAGAAGGTGTCAAGGTGTTTTCCTCTCACGGGAATGCATTGCTCACGGTACGAAGACCATCTATGGTATCCCGCTCGTGTTGTGCCCGTGTTTCGGGGAGGTGATGTTCCCGTGACGGTTTCTCAGGTCGCCGTGCGCCCGACGCCACCCTGCGCTGCGGCAAGAACGGCATGGGTGCGGCCGAGCCGTTCCAGCCACCACCGGGTCCGGTCGGCGGTGGCGGCGAACCGGTCCAGGAGGTCGGCCGGGACGTCGACGTCGCGGACCGGCAGGTGCCCTCCCTCGGGCACGAGCGACGTGCGGGTGACGTCTCCCGCCATGAGGGAGACCGTCGCGAGCCCGCAGGCGTAGGGCAGCTCCGGCAGGGCTGCGGCGAGGGCCACCCCGGCACGGATCCCCACGGAGGTGTCCAGCGCGGAGCTGACCACCGCAGGGAGACCCGCCGCGTCGATGATCGCCAGCGCCCTGCGGACCCCACCGAGCGGCTGCGCCTTGATCACGAGGAGATCGGCGGCATCCTCCCGCGCCACCCGCAGCGGGTCCTCCTGGCGGCGCACGCTCTCGTCCGCGGCGACGAGGATCCCCTCCCCCCGGCGCTGGAGTTCCAGCCGCACGGTCCGCAGTCCGGGGATGTCCGCCACGGGCTGCTCCACGTACTGCAGACCGAAGGGACCCAGCGCGTCGAGGGCTGCGAGGGCCTCAGGCACGGTCCACCCGCCGTTGGCATCGATCTTGATCCCGGCGTCAGGCAGGAGCCGCCGCACCTCCGCGACCCGCGCGACGTCGTCCGCCAGTGTCTGCCCCTTCTCGGCGACCTTGACCTTGACCGCACCCACGGCGCCGAAACGGGACAGCACCCCCTCGACCCCGTCCGGTCCGACGGCGGGGACGGTCGCGTTGACCGGGACGGACGCACGGACGGGAGCCGGGAACCCGTGCCACGCGGCCTCGACGGCGCACGCCAGCCAGGCGGCGGACTCGGCGTCGTCGTACTCCAGGAAGGGGCTGAACTCGCCCCACCCGGAGGGGCCGTTCACCAGCAGGACCTCGCGGTCGAGGACGCCGCGGAACCGGACCCGCATGGGCACCGACACCACGCGCGCAGACGCGGTCAGCTCCTCGAGGGAGGGCAGGGGCAGCGGGGACGGGGAGGGCGTTTGCTGGGGCACGACCTCAGGCTACGGGAGGCCGCGGACGGC is a window encoding:
- a CDS encoding PhoX family protein gives rise to the protein MTETTRRLLPMLGHTKGKRSAVTCALKCDNACSDAVCNTSGNSYFRDIVSREFSRRSALGAGAAGALTLLVAGQTGAGSAQAAPGGAKGSALAFDAIAPVDALVDDMTVPQGYGWKPVIRWGDPLFSTSPAFDANNQTAAAQALQFGYNCDYTDVLEIAESKGRRAVLFANHEYTNENIMVPPTTPAAEVRGIGKAAHGLTVVELERKNKNKPWSYVQGAPLNRRYLTTTPYEVTGPAAGSDLLKTKDDPAGRTILGTLGNCAGGTTPWGTILSGEENFNGYFVAAGTSDGDRRYGITSKPTARGWEIDEPRWDTRTAGYENEKHRFGYIVEVDPFDPTSTPKKHSALGRFKHEGANVTVAADGRVVAYMGDDERFDYLYKFVSKNRVQPGTSPAARRANMTLLSEGSLYVARFQGNSVAEIDGSGRLPSDGAFDGVGEWLPLLIDNTSVVAGMTAAEVSVFTRIAADKMGATKMDRCEDVEPNPRTGKVYVACTNNTNRGVGTNALADEANPRTANRDGHVVELTEAGGNATGTRFTWNLLLVCGDPARNPATYFAGYPKDKVSPISCPDNVAFDSAGNLWISTDGQPGTVGFADGLFKVGLEGAERGRVQQFLAVPREAETCGPVIHDQDGSVFVAVQHPGEDGSWAAQSSMFPDYVPLGGSPARGEALVPRPSVVQVYRANEGRDEDHNGRGRDRQKGKPRR
- the menD gene encoding 2-succinyl-5-enolpyruvyl-6-hydroxy-3-cyclohexene-1-carboxylate synthase — translated: MTDPASNQAPAIPLDSATSAARAVRALVAAGIVDVVVAPGSRSAPLAYALAEAEAAGRVRLHVRIDERSGAFTALGLALGARRPAAVVTTSGTAVGELLPAVMEANHAAVPLVVVSADRPAELRGTGANQTTVQPDLFGVHVRAGVDIPAGEDPERLVEETLRIAVGVPVQGVPSRPPGPVHLNLAFRDPLVPEGAAGPEGPAHSSDPERPGDPEGLERPVGQGDPERLERPQGPDDPEHLGDPEGVGRTAGSGDAPAAPAPSGAETGGVAGYAGTVGTAGTAGVTATSGTSRRTGGSRTVVVAGHGAGELAAVFAAHLGLPLLAEPSSDARFGSSGIAPYRLLLEHLGPAITRVVIFGRPTLSRPVTALLARSDVEHALYLPEPVAWFEDGRRPERIIDSLAELLAFAGHGEDGWLRSWREAGAAAEAAIQSLLAAEGHLTGLHVADAVWEHTDGNLVLGSSNPIRDVDLVASTHWHPLEVFANRGLAGIDGTISTATGVALAAGIPTRALMGDVTFLHDVGGLFLGSGEAQPDLQIVVLNDGGGGIFGLLEHGAETTTARYGAAVERLFGTPHTVDLAAFAAAHGLPFERVTTLDALDTAMERPIAGRSIVEVRADRTTLRDLHARIRQAVADTLPR
- a CDS encoding o-succinylbenzoate synthase codes for the protein MPQQTPSPSPLPLPSLEELTASARVVSVPMRVRFRGVLDREVLLVNGPSGWGEFSPFLEYDDAESAAWLACAVEAAWHGFPAPVRASVPVNATVPAVGPDGVEGVLSRFGAVGAVKVKVAEKGQTLADDVARVAEVRRLLPDAGIKIDANGGWTVPEALAALDALGPFGLQYVEQPVADIPGLRTVRLELQRRGEGILVAADESVRRQEDPLRVAREDAADLLVIKAQPLGGVRRALAIIDAAGLPAVVSSALDTSVGIRAGVALAAALPELPYACGLATVSLMAGDVTRTSLVPEGGHLPVRDVDVPADLLDRFAATADRTRWWLERLGRTHAVLAAAQGGVGRTAT
- a CDS encoding gamma-glutamyl-gamma-aminobutyrate hydrolase family protein, encoding MTPSEVIPRPVVGLTSYLDPAVTEGCGTVEAAFLPSNYLAPVLAAGAIPVLLPPQGTDGGVVEQLLPRLDGVIVVGGWDVDPARYGAEPHAETDDPHLLRDAWDIAVVREAVRADVPLLGICRGEQTLNVALGGSLHQHLPDLDGGVVYQLGDHRFNPIPVDLRPGSRVAQLMGATRLDAVPVSHHQAVDRLGTGLLASAWSADGVVEAVELPHNRFCIGVQWHPEQSPTETALFDAFVQAARERQLARSLPLHLDTALAATLPAS